CGACTGTCGTAAACGGTCGGCAAGGGATTGAGCAAGGGGCCCTCGTCCTTATCGAATCTCTCGTAGCTGACCATGATCTGTCCGGTCTTGTTGACCTGCCAGGCCAGGGCCCCGGCGGCGGCCCACCGATTGGCATCGTAAGCATCATAGTAATGTGAGTCCTGACCGGTGGTCAGGCCGAGGCGATAGCTAAGGCCCTTGGCAATCGGACCGGTGCTATCGAGATTGGCCACGAAGTAATCGTAGCTGCCTCCGCTCAGCGTGAGCGTGTTCAGTTTGTAGCTCAGCGGCCGCTTCGAGATAACGTTCACGATACCCCCCGGAGAGAGCTGGCCGTAGAGGAACGACGACGGGCCCTTCATCACCTCGACGCGCTCTACCAGAGTTGGGTCCAGGACCTGCGGACCCGTGAAACCGTTGCGAAGCGGCTGGGTGCCAGCGTCGAAGCCACGAATGGTGAAGTGACTGTTGCCTTCGTCGAAACCGCCACCTATGAACGTCACGCCCGGACTGTATTTCACGATGTCGTAGAGGCCGGAGGCGTGCTGATCCTGGATAAATTCATTCGTGAACGCATTCAGCGCGAAAGGAAGGTCCTTGATCGGAGTGTCGAAGCGGGATCCGGAAACGGAGTTCGAGGCGCGGTAGCCCTGGTCTTTGGAGGAGTTGACGACAAAGGGCGAGAGCACGACGGTGTCGTCTGGGCTCGTACTGTCATTCGATGAGGGGTCTTTTTCCGGCGCGGCGGGCTGCACCGATTGGGCGGGCAACTGGATCATCAGCAGCACGGCCAACGGCAAGCATCGGGTAGTCAGGTGTTTCATTGGTATGTTGGGTTAACTTGATTCCAAGGTGGCCTTGGGAAACGTGGGCACTAAAACAGCTGCCGTTTGCCCCACCGGTGAGGTGACTTCAATGCCTTCGCCGGTATGCAGTAATCCAGGGGATTATATGCTTAGTCCGGTTCGGTTGGTCAGGTAAGAGTCGCTATCGCGTCTATCGTTTCAGATCAACGGCACCGCTTAGGTGCCACCATTGCAGACCAGGCATTACCCTCTGTATCATCTGGCCCTCGGTTTCCAGGGTGTTGAGGTCGCCGCCGCCGCGTCCACGAAGCAGGGCGCGGCATCCCGAGGAAAGCTCCATCCGGCAATGCCTGTTGGAGACGTGCAGTGCATGAGATCGGCTGATTCTCTAAGCCCCAAGAAATCGAAAAGCTTCCTCATCCTGATTCTCTACTATCGCTCTCTGCCGCGACTTGTTAAGGCATAAAAATCTGCGTTCGGTCCTATCGACACCAACCCGACTGAGTCGCCGACAAGGATTACATGAGACGACGCAAATAGGGTCATAGCGACTGTCTGCAGCGGCTCCGGTGCCACATTTAAGTATTCATGGCGCCGCTCACGAGCGTGCGCACCGAATCTGCTTGGGTAGATTGTGCTCATGCAAGCTGAGAGCGAAGGCGTCGCAGGATGATGCGGAAAGATCGACATCCAAGCGCGGAACTCCGCCTGTTGGTCGACCGGAATGTCTCGAATTTGAATCACTGGGAGTAAGTGCCGACCTATGTGGATACTTTCATGCCTTCGGTAGCGTCTGATGCCTCCGCATGAGCCGAGCAGAGGATTGCCGATGAGACATAGTCATGCTGGTTAGCCCATGTGGATTTGCTTAATCGATCCGTCACCACGATGAAGAGCCACGGTCAGCCATGTTGTGTCGACGACGATTTGATTGGGGACACTCGAAGAGCAACCCTGCTCGGGGTTTAGGTTCCATGTGCGTTCAATACACCACAACCAGTGGCTTGGGTGATGTTGATGACCAGACTAGACCATCGTCGGGCCCTTTTTGGCGTAGCATACCTCTCGCAACATCTCGTCACCCACATCTTCGCCACAACGAACGAAAGCCGATAACATTTTCAACTCCGCGGCCCGCGATGGGCTACGCGATCACGAAACTGGTGCTTAATTTCCTGCACTCAAGGTGCGTAATCGTTTAGAAGCTTCAAGCTCGTCCTGTCGGTCTGACTAAGGTCGTGCACCGCGATAGTTCGCGGCAACCCCGCCAAGGGAGCCGAGCTGCTGCACGACCATCACCCCAAGGAAGAGCGGCGCCGTCAGTTCACCAGGGACGAGTTGGATAAGATCTTTTCTGCAGCCACTGGTGAGAGCGCGGGATCATCCTCTTCAAGGGCTACACTACCGAGTGGAGCGGCCAGCGATTTCGCTGAAACACGCGAGGGCGCCCGGTACAAATGACCCTTGAATGAGCATGTTTTTCGTGACCTCGGGCACCCCCCTTTCGCCACGCAGGATCATTCCGGACAGTAATTCCATAGCTGTCCGGCCGATACAGTCTCCGCGCTCGTCTATGCCGCCATCAGGACGATTTTGTCCGACGTCGACCAACGCGTAGGCGAAAGGCGGCGGCTCACCGCGGTAGATCCGGCTGACCGCCTCCTGCAAGCGATCAATATAGGGAGTGATGATAACATCGGGTTTTTCGCGCTCGAGCCAGTTCACCAGCAGTCCGCGATAGTCGAAATTGCCAGGCGGCGTAACCAATGGATGCACGGTCTCAGTGCCGCCGTAGGCGTTGTGCCAAGCGAGCGCCGCAGTGAAATTATGCCGCACGCGCTGCTCCATTTCATGGGTGATATCGAGCCCGATGCGGCGGTAACCGCGGATCGTGAGTTCGCGGCAAAGCAACATCATGTTGTTGAATTGATCGGAAACCACCCGGCAGAACTCCGGACTGATCACCGAGTGGCTGGTCGAGACGACAGAGAACTTGTTCCACGCCAGCACATCATCGCATACCATGGGGATGCGCAGCGGCAACAGCAACAATCCCTCGACGCCTCGGCTCAGCAGCACGCGTTCGAGCCGGTCCGGGCTACCGATGTAATCGGCAAGGTTGATCAGATTGAAACCGAAACCCAACTCCGCGGCGCGAGCCCGGGCCCCCTCGGCGATGCGTCCGACCCACTCGGTGCGGCGCAACCGGTCCTGATCAGTGAGACCGCAGATCATCGCCTGCAGACGATGCGAGCGCTGAACGCGCAGGTGAGACATGAGTCGCGACACCGTCGGATCGGGCTTGTAGCCGCGCTTCTTAGCGAGACGTTGGATGCGCTTGCGGGTGGCGACTGAGATCTTGGGGTTGTTGCGTAGGGCGAGCGAGACAGTCATCGACGTCACGCCGGCCTCCTTGGCCAGCGAACGCATGGTGGGGGCGGGCGAAGAGCACATTGTTTACTGCATAGTTAGTTGTAGGCCAGAGACGCAAGCCCGGCGTTGCCAATGACCGGGACGAAACGTTGTGTGCGGGCAATGGCAAGCCCCACCCTTTCTCCTTTCCCCCAGAGCTCCACCCATGTGCGCGTGGAGCAAGCCCGGTCTGCAATTCCGGGAAGCGTACGAGGCCTAGTAGCGGCGCGAGTCAGGTAATCTCTCATGTCTCTCAGATTTTGCATGGTCGGCTGCGGATGGTTCGCGAACCATCAGTATGGTCCTGCAATCAAGCAACTGATCGCCCGACATCCGGCCTGGGAGTTTTCTGCCTGTTGCGATGTGATCGAGCAAAAGTCGCATAGCTTCGCCGTCGAGTTTGGCGCCAAACGATCCTACCCCGATCTGCTCGCAATGTGCCGTGCGGAGCGACCGAATGTCATCCTTATGGCCGTGCCGAGTGGCGTAATGTACGAAGGCGCGCTTGCCGTATTGCGCGAAGGCCTGCCCTTGCTGCTGGAAAAGCCGCCGGGGCTCACGGTGGACCAGTGGTCCAGCTTGGAGGCCGTGGCCACGCAGAGCCGCGTGCCCAATCTAGTGGCATTCAACCGGCGTCACATGCCGGCGGTAAGCCGGGCCCGCGCTGTGCTGGAGGAAAAGTTCGAGCGTACCCATATTAGCCGTATCAGCTACACGATGCTACGGAGCGGCCGGCTAAACGAGGATTTTTCCACCACGGCGATTCACGCCCTCGACACGCTCCTGTTTCTCGGCGGCAGTCCTTACAAAGAGGCGCAGTTCCGATTCGGCCCGGTGGAGCGCGGCCAACCGGTGCGAATCACGATGGATGCAGTCAGTCACGGCGGCATCCGTTCTCACTTGGACATCCTGCCCGACGCCGGGCGCAGCGTGGAGATGATCTCCGTCGATGCACCGGGGCAGACCTTGGAAATCAGGCTCGCCGCCACGCCCGAAGCGGAGCTGCAGGGTGAGGTCGATTATTGGCGGAAAGGCGTGCGGCATGCAGTGTATTCCGATGCCGCCTCGCCCGTGCATTTGCGCAGCGGCGTCTATAACGAGATCGAGTCGTTTTGCTTGGCCATCGAGCACGCCGCCACGTGTCCCTCGCCCACACTCTCAGAGTGCGGACAGCAGGTCGCGCTGATGGAAGCCATCCGAGCCCAACGCACGAAGCGCCTGGTCTGGGACATGCAGGAACGCAAGCTGGTCACAGTCCACTAGGGCCATGGAACCTCGCACCGACTCACACACGGGCGTATGTCACGCCACCGGCATACGCTTCACCAGACAGGGCGCTGTCCATCGTTGGCGGCGAGCGTCCATCGTCGTTGCCGCCCTGCTTATCGGGGTCGCTGGCGGCCGGGCTGAAGATCCAATCCGCAGCCCTGAGCGCGGCGGTGGCTGGCGAGTGATCGGACCAGGCGGCGGCGGCGCGATGTTTTGCCCGGCGATCAGCCCGCACGATCCACAACTGGTCTTCGTCGCCTGCGACATGACCGGCACCTATGTTTCGCGTGACGCGGGTGAAAGCTGGCGGATGATCAATCTGCAGGAAATCGTGCGGGAGTTCACATTTGACGCCCAGGAAGCGGACACGATCTACGCACGGGGTAACTGCCTGTGGGTGAGCCGAGATCGCGGTGGCTCGTGGACCAAGCTGCTGCCACAATTGACTGAAGCGGCG
The DNA window shown above is from Oleiharenicola lentus and carries:
- a CDS encoding LacI family DNA-binding transcriptional regulator, which encodes MRSLAKEAGVTSMTVSLALRNNPKISVATRKRIQRLAKKRGYKPDPTVSRLMSHLRVQRSHRLQAMICGLTDQDRLRRTEWVGRIAEGARARAAELGFGFNLINLADYIGSPDRLERVLLSRGVEGLLLLPLRIPMVCDDVLAWNKFSVVSTSHSVISPEFCRVVSDQFNNMMLLCRELTIRGYRRIGLDITHEMEQRVRHNFTAALAWHNAYGGTETVHPLVTPPGNFDYRGLLVNWLEREKPDVIITPYIDRLQEAVSRIYRGEPPPFAYALVDVGQNRPDGGIDERGDCIGRTAMELLSGMILRGERGVPEVTKNMLIQGSFVPGALACFSEIAGRSTR
- a CDS encoding Gfo/Idh/MocA family protein, whose protein sequence is MSLRFCMVGCGWFANHQYGPAIKQLIARHPAWEFSACCDVIEQKSHSFAVEFGAKRSYPDLLAMCRAERPNVILMAVPSGVMYEGALAVLREGLPLLLEKPPGLTVDQWSSLEAVATQSRVPNLVAFNRRHMPAVSRARAVLEEKFERTHISRISYTMLRSGRLNEDFSTTAIHALDTLLFLGGSPYKEAQFRFGPVERGQPVRITMDAVSHGGIRSHLDILPDAGRSVEMISVDAPGQTLEIRLAATPEAELQGEVDYWRKGVRHAVYSDAASPVHLRSGVYNEIESFCLAIEHAATCPSPTLSECGQQVALMEAIRAQRTKRLVWDMQERKLVTVH